Proteins from one Erysipelothrix larvae genomic window:
- a CDS encoding NAD(P)/FAD-dependent oxidoreductase has translation MKIGIIGYGIVGAILGYYLSKDSEHEVHVYDIDTYQGTKNAVGIICPWVSQRRNKTWYHIAKEGVKCLHELSCDMNDSSFMIQNGVLLFHENLDRFYTIALDHAKEEPIMGIPQILNQKAMTSLLPPYIKIPNQALFIPGGFQIEGATLLERLKQKSQIQFHQQWAHLTGDCGINGTDFDTICVCAGGFTSDLLDSFDIDSTMQKGMMLTLNDTYQTLPNQPVIMPQGEIDILSRNQVIAIGASHQDVFDSFDVETDVIEKLLLQTKTTIPSIKMDAIDSVMVGVRSVSKDKTPYITQLNKNVFVIAGLGSSGLTTGPYLAYKLSQFILKQDSDPSIFDARRVGEK, from the coding sequence ATGAAAATTGGAATCATTGGATATGGAATAGTTGGTGCAATTTTAGGATATTATCTTTCAAAAGATTCAGAGCATGAAGTTCATGTTTATGACATCGATACGTATCAAGGGACCAAAAATGCTGTGGGAATCATTTGTCCTTGGGTAAGTCAAAGACGGAATAAAACGTGGTATCATATCGCAAAAGAAGGCGTAAAATGTTTGCATGAACTCTCCTGTGATATGAATGATTCTTCCTTTATGATCCAAAATGGTGTTTTGTTATTCCATGAAAATTTGGATCGTTTCTACACTATTGCACTGGATCACGCTAAAGAAGAGCCAATCATGGGAATACCACAGATACTAAATCAAAAAGCAATGACATCGTTATTACCACCTTATATAAAAATCCCAAATCAAGCGCTTTTTATTCCAGGTGGGTTTCAAATCGAAGGCGCAACGTTATTAGAACGATTGAAACAAAAAAGTCAGATTCAATTTCACCAACAATGGGCTCATTTAACAGGCGATTGTGGCATTAATGGCACTGATTTTGATACCATCTGTGTTTGTGCTGGAGGATTTACCTCGGATCTTCTGGATTCATTTGATATCGATTCAACCATGCAAAAAGGAATGATGTTGACGTTGAATGACACATATCAAACACTTCCCAATCAACCCGTCATCATGCCACAAGGAGAAATTGACATTCTGAGTCGAAACCAAGTCATTGCAATAGGTGCCTCCCATCAAGATGTTTTTGATTCTTTTGATGTTGAAACAGATGTCATCGAAAAGCTCTTATTGCAAACAAAAACGACTATACCATCAATCAAAATGGACGCTATTGATTCGGTGATGGTTGGTGTTCGTAGTGTTTCAAAAGACAAAACTCCCTATATCACACAGCTCAATAAAAACGTGTTTGTGATTGCAGGTCTTGGATCTTCAGGCCTCACAACCGGTCCGTACCTTGCATATAAACTTTCACAATTTATCTTAAAACAAGATTCAGACCCATCCATTTTTGATGCAAGACGAGTTGGAGAAAAATAA
- a CDS encoding HAD-IC family P-type ATPase, which produces MKLISGLSNQEVQRLTSLGKTNKMPELESRSNLEIISSHVFTLFNLYNLIIGAALLYVQAYTSLFFVGVMLSNIVIFSVQEIRSKNLINKLNIIVSPKALVIREGEKQHIDNESIVLGDVIQFEPGHQIPADARILEGYVEVNESLLTGEAEPVDKGQGDALLSGSFIVSGVCYAQVIRVGQDNYAYKITSQAKEKRVIASELIMTFRKVTRLTSIFIVPLGALLLYQGLFVRDQGLSSVIVNTSTALLGMLPQGLVLLTTVNLMNSVLHLGSNKTLIQDLYAIETLSQVDVLCLDKTGTITYGDMQVIDTEIIDPNFSDYMQSFIKNSSDNNATFSALSRKYDEDGQSYPVNSSVPFSSLRKWSAMNFEGHGAIVIGAPEVIMPNMHLSEHMHALRFEGARIIAVAKASILVEKETDIGHAPLSLMATIALKDPIRTDAPDALNFFHENDVTVKVISGDNPETVYSIAKQAGAHVQDKAIDATQLITDKDHEDAILNYNIIGRATPDQKLKFIEILKENQLKVAMTGDGINDVLALRKSDCSIAMGEGSDAALHISQVVIMDGKLSTLVDVFKEGRQVINSITRSASMYYLRTIITIFLSIIAVILNVPFPFIPFQITLTNMFVDGFPSFMLLFEMNIEKPKDTILQHVARFAIPNGIAIIILWIGMNIGHQALGISSASIETIMFFINAFISLQLIYRIYKPLNLYRIGVLIVNFVGFVLGVLLFWNWLELEYLTLHEITITLLACAVSLIIIYLFHGFIDSWITKHSKNQASPY; this is translated from the coding sequence ATGAAATTAATTAGCGGATTAAGTAATCAAGAAGTTCAAAGACTTACATCACTTGGGAAAACTAATAAAATGCCTGAACTTGAATCTCGAAGTAATCTTGAGATTATATCAAGTCATGTGTTTACATTGTTTAACCTCTATAATCTTATCATAGGTGCAGCCCTTTTGTATGTTCAGGCATATACTTCACTCTTTTTTGTTGGCGTCATGTTATCAAATATTGTGATATTTTCAGTTCAAGAAATACGGTCTAAAAACCTCATAAACAAATTAAATATTATTGTATCACCTAAAGCACTGGTTATTCGCGAAGGTGAAAAGCAGCATATTGACAATGAGTCAATTGTCTTAGGTGATGTCATTCAATTTGAACCAGGGCATCAAATTCCTGCTGATGCACGAATATTAGAAGGCTACGTGGAAGTTAACGAATCTCTACTCACTGGTGAAGCTGAGCCGGTTGATAAAGGACAAGGTGATGCATTGTTGTCGGGTTCTTTTATTGTAAGTGGGGTCTGTTATGCGCAAGTAATCCGGGTTGGTCAAGATAATTATGCTTACAAGATTACTTCACAAGCTAAAGAAAAGCGGGTCATTGCATCAGAACTAATTATGACGTTTCGAAAAGTTACACGCTTAACATCAATATTTATTGTACCACTGGGTGCGTTGTTGCTCTATCAAGGCTTGTTTGTAAGAGATCAAGGACTCAGCAGTGTGATTGTGAATACATCTACAGCGCTTTTAGGAATGTTACCCCAAGGACTCGTATTACTGACAACGGTGAATTTAATGAATTCAGTGCTCCACCTTGGATCAAATAAGACCTTGATTCAAGATTTATATGCAATTGAAACCTTGTCTCAAGTAGATGTTTTGTGCCTTGATAAAACAGGTACGATCACCTATGGTGACATGCAGGTCATCGACACTGAAATCATCGACCCAAACTTTTCTGATTATATGCAATCATTTATTAAGAATTCATCTGATAACAATGCAACCTTTAGCGCTCTTTCACGAAAATATGATGAAGATGGACAAAGTTATCCTGTTAACAGTTCCGTTCCCTTCTCTTCCCTTCGTAAATGGAGTGCCATGAACTTTGAAGGTCATGGAGCCATCGTAATTGGAGCACCTGAAGTAATCATGCCAAACATGCATTTATCGGAACACATGCATGCGTTACGCTTTGAAGGTGCGCGCATTATCGCGGTTGCGAAAGCAAGCATTCTGGTAGAAAAAGAAACAGACATTGGTCATGCGCCATTAAGTCTTATGGCTACCATTGCACTAAAAGATCCGATTCGAACGGATGCACCAGATGCACTTAACTTCTTTCATGAGAATGATGTTACGGTTAAGGTTATCTCAGGGGATAATCCTGAAACAGTGTATTCAATTGCGAAACAGGCGGGTGCGCATGTTCAAGATAAAGCAATTGATGCAACACAACTCATTACAGATAAAGATCATGAAGATGCAATATTAAATTACAACATTATCGGTCGTGCGACACCGGATCAAAAGCTTAAGTTTATTGAAATTCTCAAAGAAAATCAATTAAAAGTTGCCATGACGGGTGATGGGATTAACGATGTACTTGCCCTTCGCAAGTCGGATTGTTCAATCGCGATGGGTGAAGGCAGTGATGCAGCACTCCATATTTCACAAGTGGTAATAATGGATGGAAAACTTTCGACACTTGTGGATGTATTTAAAGAAGGACGGCAAGTAATCAATAGTATTACACGATCTGCATCGATGTATTATCTAAGAACCATTATCACCATCTTCTTATCAATTATCGCAGTCATCTTAAATGTTCCCTTTCCATTCATTCCATTCCAAATCACACTAACCAATATGTTTGTTGATGGATTCCCATCTTTTATGCTCTTATTTGAAATGAACATAGAGAAACCTAAAGATACCATTCTACAACACGTAGCACGCTTTGCGATTCCTAATGGTATTGCAATTATCATCTTATGGATTGGCATGAATATTGGGCATCAAGCGCTTGGAATATCCAGTGCATCAATCGAAACAATCATGTTTTTCATTAATGCATTCATCTCACTTCAATTGATCTATCGGATTTATAAGCCACTCAATCTCTATCGTATCGGGGTGTTAATCGTAAATTTCGTTGGGTTTGTACTTGGCGTTTTACTCTTTTGGAACTGGCTTGAGTTGGAGTATTTAACACTGCATGAGATTACAATTACACTTCTAGCCTGTGCCGTTTCCTTAATCATCATCTACCTATTTCATGGCTTCATTGATTCGTGGATAACAAAACACAGTAAAAATCAAGCATCACCATATTAA
- the pepF gene encoding oligoendopeptidase F, whose translation MTKTIYHRSQVDQNITWDLTAIFKTEADFEAAIPALIDAVDTLKSTYQGTLKNYDAIYNCLKDYEAIQKQMDHIFTYASLKSSEDSTDPVNQNRSSATMMKVSSIFPKLNFVEDELRKLDESVLNEVIAQDPHYARYLGLILKNKANTPSEDVVNALSVLKNTFDGPYDSYQMNKLVDMDFGTFEANGKTYPNSYGLFEDEWETDNDMNVRHAAFDSFYSTLAKHQNTVASVYSTHVLTEKALGQLSNFDNTIDSLLFDQEVTRDMYDRQIDLIMTHLAPHMRKYAKLLKRVHNLDTMTYKDLKLVVDPEFEPSITIEESKKYLNGALARFGDDYLEIVKRAFDERWIDFPQNKGKSTGAFCSTPYGVHPYVLISWTEKMNEVFVLAHELGHAGHFYLSGEAQTIINTRPSLYIIEAPSTMNELMMVDYLMNTVEDKRMKRWVLSTIIARTYYHNFVTHLLEAAYQREVYLRADNNEPINAHSLNAIKRQVLETFWGNDVEISENSELTWMRQPHYYMGLYPYTYSAGLTLATCANRKIANDELPIEKWKDLLKAGGTKNPIDLAKMVDVDLTTEQPLMQTIDYIGSIIDEIIALTDELENA comes from the coding sequence ATGACAAAAACAATCTACCATCGATCTCAAGTAGATCAAAACATTACATGGGATCTTACAGCAATATTTAAAACTGAAGCAGATTTTGAAGCTGCAATCCCAGCACTGATTGATGCAGTGGACACACTTAAATCAACATATCAAGGGACATTAAAGAACTATGACGCGATTTATAATTGTCTCAAAGATTACGAGGCGATTCAAAAGCAAATGGATCATATCTTTACTTATGCATCGCTTAAAAGTTCAGAAGATTCAACTGATCCTGTAAATCAGAATCGAAGCAGCGCTACCATGATGAAGGTCAGCAGCATCTTCCCTAAGTTGAATTTTGTTGAAGATGAATTGCGCAAGCTCGATGAATCAGTATTAAACGAGGTTATCGCACAAGATCCTCACTATGCACGATATCTTGGCTTAATCTTAAAGAACAAAGCAAATACACCATCTGAAGATGTTGTGAACGCATTATCCGTTCTAAAAAACACGTTTGATGGACCTTACGACTCCTATCAAATGAATAAATTAGTTGACATGGATTTTGGAACCTTTGAAGCAAATGGAAAAACCTATCCAAACTCCTATGGCTTATTTGAAGATGAATGGGAAACTGATAACGATATGAATGTGCGTCACGCTGCATTTGATTCGTTCTATAGCACACTTGCGAAACATCAAAACACTGTAGCATCTGTGTACTCAACACATGTCTTAACAGAAAAAGCATTGGGTCAATTATCAAATTTTGACAACACCATTGATTCCCTTCTTTTTGACCAAGAAGTCACTCGTGACATGTATGATCGACAAATCGATCTCATTATGACCCATTTAGCGCCTCATATGCGTAAATATGCAAAACTCTTAAAACGTGTACATAATCTTGATACAATGACCTACAAGGACTTAAAACTCGTTGTAGACCCTGAATTTGAACCATCTATTACAATCGAAGAATCAAAGAAATATCTAAATGGTGCACTTGCTCGTTTTGGTGATGATTATCTTGAGATTGTGAAACGTGCTTTTGATGAACGTTGGATTGACTTCCCACAAAACAAAGGAAAATCAACTGGAGCATTTTGTTCAACACCTTATGGTGTTCATCCTTATGTTCTCATCAGCTGGACTGAGAAGATGAATGAAGTGTTTGTATTGGCACATGAACTGGGTCATGCTGGGCATTTCTACTTATCAGGGGAAGCGCAAACAATCATTAATACACGCCCATCACTTTATATCATTGAAGCACCATCAACGATGAATGAATTAATGATGGTCGACTACTTGATGAACACTGTTGAAGACAAGCGCATGAAACGTTGGGTTCTTTCAACAATTATTGCGCGTACATATTACCACAACTTTGTAACCCACTTGCTTGAAGCTGCATATCAACGTGAAGTTTATTTGCGTGCTGATAATAATGAACCAATCAACGCTCATTCACTCAATGCAATCAAACGCCAAGTGCTTGAAACATTCTGGGGTAATGATGTTGAAATCAGCGAGAATTCTGAATTAACCTGGATGCGTCAACCACACTATTACATGGGACTCTATCCTTATACATATTCTGCAGGACTTACCCTAGCAACTTGTGCAAACCGTAAGATTGCAAATGACGAACTTCCAATTGAAAAATGGAAAGACTTGCTAAAAGCAGGTGGCACAAAAAATCCAATTGACTTGGCAAAAATGGTGGATGTTGACTTAACAACCGAACAACCACTCATGCAAACCATCGATTATATCGGATCAATTATTGATGAAATCATCGCATTGACCGATGAACTTGAGAACGCATAG
- a CDS encoding glucosamine-6-phosphate deaminase, which translates to MKLIIVKDNIEGAQKGFEIIEDAYKSNTLHTMGLATGSTPLTLYKRMVESDLDFSTVTSVNLDEYVGLTGDHPQSYRYFMEQNLFQYKPFKATYVPDGSNDNEQAVSDEYEAIIAAHPIDIQILGIGGNGHIGFNEPGSSFDSITRKVELKEETIEANARFFDSIDEVPTFAYSMGIKDILSAKKVLLFAYGEQKADAIRRLFEEDKTTDLPASALKDHSDVIVIVDEKAASALTQ; encoded by the coding sequence ATGAAACTGATTATTGTAAAAGACAACATCGAGGGAGCTCAAAAAGGTTTTGAGATTATCGAAGATGCTTATAAATCAAACACATTACATACAATGGGTTTAGCTACTGGTAGTACACCATTAACACTCTACAAACGTATGGTTGAAAGTGATTTAGATTTTAGCACCGTGACATCTGTAAATCTTGATGAGTATGTTGGATTAACAGGCGATCACCCACAAAGTTATCGCTATTTCATGGAACAAAACTTGTTCCAATATAAGCCTTTTAAGGCAACCTATGTACCGGATGGTTCAAATGACAATGAACAAGCGGTATCTGATGAGTATGAAGCAATCATTGCAGCACATCCGATTGATATTCAAATCTTAGGGATTGGTGGCAATGGACATATTGGGTTTAATGAACCGGGATCATCTTTTGATTCAATCACCCGTAAAGTAGAACTTAAAGAAGAAACAATTGAAGCAAATGCACGTTTCTTTGATTCAATCGATGAAGTCCCTACTTTTGCTTATTCAATGGGTATTAAAGATATCTTGAGCGCTAAAAAAGTACTTCTATTTGCTTACGGAGAACAAAAGGCCGATGCGATTCGTCGTTTATTCGAAGAAGATAAGACAACGGACTTACCAGCTTCTGCACTAAAAGATCACAGTGATGTCATTGTGATTGTTGATGAAAAAGCTGCTTCTGCTCTGACTCAATAA
- a CDS encoding DUF885 family protein: MKKILVTLLSILFVVSGCKSNEVITYEGTFDEYVNTLYAEIIGSTDIGINLSFNDPEAFGIVPEPYSLGFSTQEDYDESSKQLDTMIKTLRSFTDDSLTQQQIIDRDAIIEYLSAYLGSEKFYEYEEGDALSSSRSYIMSLPSYLDMYVFNSERDIEYYFNFVNTLEENLLKFVELEKTRQSKNMGLSQKELDSIVKAADSTATAAAQEDYFLNRAFERQMASISFIDQQAKDDYILKHQEAMKSSFSKAYASLASSIREIEGGELRGLANKENGKAYYEYLFKKNTGSSYSVDQVSKQLKSRKKDLMYSVVKYFQTNYDETLEESVQNGNVFDGLFSDEKSVLTTMIEKMGEDFPMINVPNYSINFVDESLEDSASPAFYFTPKVDATDDNVQAIYVNGNFSNDKVTTYIHEGIFGHMYQFNYFKQSGENQIRSFLSSSANAEGWANYTENYATKYVLGDDLGLFFQNYNELLSNLYVQLDIGINYEGWSQQETLNFLVDEGWYSETTSVNQIEELYLAFVENPCVYPMYYVSSMYIRILSEKAEKAWGADYSDYAFHEALLKQGSTSFDMLEKALDLNIMK, translated from the coding sequence ATGAAAAAAATACTGGTAACGTTATTATCAATACTCTTTGTAGTAAGCGGATGTAAAAGTAACGAGGTCATTACTTATGAGGGGACATTTGATGAATATGTGAATACCCTGTACGCAGAAATTATAGGGTCAACAGATATAGGTATTAATTTGTCATTTAATGATCCTGAAGCATTTGGGATTGTGCCAGAACCTTATAGTTTAGGATTTTCAACACAAGAAGACTATGATGAGTCATCGAAACAACTTGATACAATGATTAAGACATTAAGATCTTTTACGGATGATTCACTTACACAGCAACAAATTATCGATCGCGATGCGATTATTGAGTATTTATCAGCATATCTTGGTTCTGAAAAGTTTTATGAGTATGAAGAAGGGGATGCTCTCAGTTCTTCTCGGTCATATATTATGTCACTTCCAAGTTATTTGGATATGTATGTTTTTAACTCAGAACGTGACATCGAGTATTACTTTAACTTCGTGAACACCCTGGAAGAGAACCTACTTAAATTCGTTGAACTCGAAAAAACACGTCAAAGTAAAAATATGGGGTTGAGTCAAAAAGAACTAGACAGTATCGTCAAGGCTGCCGATAGTACAGCAACTGCAGCAGCTCAAGAAGACTATTTCTTAAACCGTGCTTTTGAACGTCAAATGGCATCTATATCGTTTATTGATCAACAGGCTAAGGATGACTATATTTTAAAACATCAAGAAGCCATGAAATCATCATTTAGTAAAGCGTATGCTTCCTTAGCGTCTTCAATTCGTGAGATTGAAGGGGGCGAGCTTAGGGGTCTTGCGAATAAAGAAAACGGTAAAGCTTATTATGAGTATCTGTTTAAGAAAAACACAGGGTCTTCGTATTCGGTCGATCAAGTGTCAAAACAACTTAAATCTCGTAAGAAAGACTTAATGTACTCAGTGGTGAAATACTTCCAAACTAATTATGATGAAACGCTCGAAGAATCGGTTCAAAATGGGAATGTATTTGATGGCCTATTTAGTGATGAGAAAAGTGTACTCACTACAATGATTGAGAAAATGGGTGAAGATTTTCCGATGATTAATGTACCCAATTATAGCATTAACTTTGTTGATGAATCCTTAGAAGACAGTGCATCACCTGCGTTTTATTTCACACCCAAAGTGGATGCAACCGATGATAACGTACAAGCGATTTATGTGAATGGGAACTTTTCAAATGATAAAGTAACAACATACATTCATGAGGGAATCTTTGGACATATGTATCAGTTTAATTACTTTAAACAATCCGGTGAGAACCAAATTCGAAGTTTCTTAAGTTCTTCTGCGAATGCTGAAGGATGGGCAAATTACACTGAAAATTATGCGACAAAGTATGTTTTAGGGGATGATTTGGGTTTGTTCTTCCAAAATTACAATGAACTCCTGAGTAATCTATACGTTCAATTGGATATTGGAATTAATTATGAAGGCTGGAGTCAACAAGAGACCCTTAATTTCTTAGTTGATGAGGGATGGTACAGTGAAACGACTTCGGTTAATCAAATTGAGGAGTTATACCTAGCATTTGTTGAGAACCCTTGCGTTTACCCGATGTACTATGTGTCAAGTATGTATATCAGAATTCTCAGCGAAAAAGCTGAAAAGGCATGGGGTGCGGATTATTCAGATTATGCATTTCATGAAGCGTTACTCAAACAAGGATCAACCTCGTTTGATATGCTTGAAAAAGCATTAGATTTAAATATTATGAAGTAG
- the tyrS gene encoding tyrosine--tRNA ligase: MNFFEELEWRGLVKDVAHKEEFLKRLNKPITLYCGFDPTAESLHIGHLQQLILLKRFQLNGHHPIALVGGGTGMIGDPRPTTERKMLSAEDLMHNVQCIGSQIDAILASDDNPVTLVNNYDWLKSMNIIDFLRDYGKFFSVSTMIAKDTIAKRLETGISFTEFSYTILQAVDYLHLLENYDVRLQFGGSDQWGNLVSGLELIRKVKGIEEEAFAMTSPLITKSDGTKFGKSEGQNVWLNADYTSPYEFYQYLINVSDDDVINFMKRLSLKPVSEIQEIEAAFVKAPHERLAQKELATELTRIVHGQEGLDNALKMTKAFFSGDLSELSAQQVKALFHHQTPYTLDKDSALLDVLVNAQFVPSKREARQLITSNAIRVNGEVVNDLEYVLSKEQAIDGEISVIRRGKKTYHVVIHG, from the coding sequence ATGAATTTTTTTGAAGAATTAGAATGGCGCGGTCTTGTAAAAGATGTAGCGCATAAAGAGGAATTTTTAAAACGACTAAACAAACCAATCACATTATACTGTGGATTTGACCCAACAGCAGAATCCTTGCATATTGGACACCTCCAACAATTAATCTTACTCAAACGATTCCAATTGAATGGACACCATCCAATTGCACTCGTTGGTGGGGGAACTGGAATGATTGGAGATCCACGTCCGACCACAGAACGTAAGATGCTCAGCGCAGAAGACTTAATGCATAATGTACAATGCATTGGATCTCAAATTGATGCAATTCTTGCCAGTGATGATAACCCCGTAACATTGGTGAATAACTATGATTGGTTAAAATCGATGAACATTATCGATTTTTTACGCGATTATGGTAAATTCTTCTCAGTCAGTACGATGATTGCGAAAGACACGATTGCAAAACGACTTGAAACCGGTATTTCATTTACTGAGTTTAGTTATACAATTTTACAAGCAGTAGACTATTTACACCTTTTAGAAAACTATGATGTACGGCTCCAATTTGGTGGGTCAGATCAATGGGGGAATTTAGTAAGTGGTTTGGAATTGATTCGTAAAGTAAAAGGCATTGAAGAAGAAGCTTTTGCAATGACATCACCACTCATCACTAAATCCGATGGTACGAAGTTTGGTAAGAGCGAGGGTCAAAATGTTTGGCTGAATGCTGATTACACCAGTCCTTACGAGTTCTATCAATACCTTATCAATGTAAGTGATGATGACGTGATTAATTTCATGAAGCGTCTTTCACTCAAACCAGTGTCTGAAATTCAAGAAATTGAAGCTGCGTTTGTGAAAGCGCCGCATGAGCGTTTAGCTCAAAAGGAATTAGCAACAGAACTTACACGGATTGTGCATGGGCAAGAAGGACTAGATAACGCCCTCAAGATGACAAAAGCATTTTTCTCAGGGGATTTAAGTGAACTTTCCGCACAACAAGTGAAAGCATTATTCCACCATCAAACACCATACACGCTTGATAAAGATAGCGCGCTTCTTGATGTATTGGTAAATGCACAGTTTGTACCAAGTAAACGTGAAGCACGTCAGCTCATCACAAGCAATGCAATTCGAGTAAATGGCGAGGTTGTAAATGACTTGGAATATGTATTATCTAAAGAACAGGCGATTGATGGTGAAATATCAGTAATCCGTCGTGGTAAGAAAACATATCATGTTGTAATACATGGTTAG
- a CDS encoding triphosphoribosyl-dephospho-CoA synthase: MKIVPLTSDSFEELRKERREIVKSMVEDKHGSLLVLSGAFAGSDRQNHNVSYAVFTVFFELWDRYTFESWSYTFDADGLIFYVRLEEDAESVRNTMVHYEDNHPIGFAIHAEVYDYTGEVTREAVGANERLDFYYKMPIDELLNNTFTEKKYEDTYIKNVENQVVSGDKHTVLSNILVYGFVSVFTKPMGFGMYGPNYRGSNTQMNFEKFVHWLRTYKDEMKRAFNINIKNAEEVRRFQQEVEMKIKAAVLNQQSYQYPVYMTSVVLLSFIHARGYQDMQSEIKRVSDSLYGSVRSLDEHKRYDIARTGMKEVFSLYVPFYQRNKSIMSTLLYIMSRYDDQAVLRHNGEQNLLKVQFLAKNLIMKEDKWIEMDRFCTSNYIYPHDSTVLLAVTVMLDIIQRYYLKIRILFERSIS; the protein is encoded by the coding sequence ATGAAAATTGTACCATTAACTTCAGATTCATTTGAGGAATTAAGAAAAGAGCGGCGAGAAATCGTAAAATCCATGGTTGAAGACAAACATGGCTCACTGCTTGTTTTGTCAGGTGCATTTGCCGGCTCTGATCGACAAAATCATAATGTTTCATATGCTGTGTTCACAGTATTTTTTGAGTTATGGGATCGTTATACCTTTGAATCCTGGTCCTATACCTTTGATGCTGATGGTCTTATCTTTTATGTACGACTTGAAGAAGACGCTGAATCCGTTCGCAACACAATGGTTCACTATGAAGATAATCACCCAATTGGGTTTGCGATTCATGCTGAAGTTTATGATTATACCGGTGAAGTGACCCGTGAAGCAGTGGGTGCTAATGAACGCCTTGATTTTTATTATAAAATGCCGATAGATGAACTTTTAAACAACACATTTACAGAAAAGAAATATGAAGATACTTATATTAAGAATGTAGAAAACCAAGTTGTATCCGGAGATAAGCACACTGTGCTTTCTAATATCTTGGTTTATGGCTTTGTAAGTGTCTTTACAAAACCAATGGGGTTTGGTATGTATGGCCCCAATTATCGTGGCAGTAATACACAAATGAACTTCGAAAAATTTGTGCATTGGTTGCGTACTTATAAAGATGAAATGAAACGTGCCTTTAACATTAACATAAAAAATGCTGAAGAAGTGCGTCGCTTCCAACAAGAAGTAGAAATGAAAATTAAAGCCGCAGTTTTAAACCAACAGTCTTATCAATACCCGGTCTACATGACAAGTGTTGTACTCTTGTCGTTTATCCATGCACGAGGGTATCAAGATATGCAAAGTGAAATTAAACGTGTGAGTGATTCACTGTATGGAAGTGTCCGATCACTGGATGAGCATAAACGTTATGATATTGCGCGAACGGGTATGAAAGAAGTATTTTCGTTATATGTACCATTTTACCAACGCAATAAATCAATTATGTCAACACTACTCTATATTATGAGTCGCTATGATGATCAAGCAGTATTAAGACACAATGGTGAACAAAACTTGTTAAAGGTTCAGTTTTTAGCAAAAAACTTAATCATGAAGGAAGATAAATGGATTGAAATGGATCGTTTCTGTACATCCAATTATATCTATCCCCATGATTCTACGGTCTTACTTGCCGTAACTGTAATGTTGGATATTATCCAACGCTATTATTTAAAGATTCGTATTTTATTTGAACGATCAATAAGTTAG
- a CDS encoding 5-formyltetrahydrofolate cyclo-ligase has product MDKKTLRKQMIAKRDSVSLEQRLGLDAIITDIITEQMGSVDCVGTYASIKGEVDTYFMIQNWLMSGVRVCLPRIEGKIMNFYEIKHLKDLKAGTMGILEPIDGCEYVDPSQIQQLYIPMVGFNDALYRLGHGAGFYDKYLVNYNHVKIGLAYSYQKVTQSFQENHDIPVDLIITNEGILYHTISHNSTI; this is encoded by the coding sequence TTGGATAAAAAAACTTTACGAAAGCAAATGATTGCGAAACGTGATTCCGTATCCTTAGAACAACGATTGGGACTTGATGCAATCATTACTGATATCATCACAGAACAAATGGGAAGTGTTGATTGTGTTGGGACCTATGCATCGATAAAAGGGGAAGTGGACACGTATTTCATGATTCAAAATTGGTTGATGAGTGGTGTTCGAGTGTGTCTTCCGCGTATCGAAGGAAAAATCATGAACTTCTATGAAATCAAACATCTTAAAGATCTAAAAGCTGGTACGATGGGTATCTTAGAGCCGATAGATGGTTGCGAATATGTTGATCCTTCACAGATCCAACAACTCTATATTCCGATGGTCGGTTTTAATGATGCGCTTTATCGATTAGGGCATGGTGCTGGATTTTATGATAAGTATTTAGTAAACTACAATCATGTGAAAATCGGGCTTGCCTATTCATATCAAAAAGTCACTCAGTCGTTTCAAGAAAATCACGATATACCCGTAGATTTAATCATCACAAATGAAGGAATTCTTTATCACACTATTTCACATAATTCGACCATTTAG